In Vitis vinifera cultivar Pinot Noir 40024 chromosome 17, ASM3070453v1, one genomic interval encodes:
- the LOC100246848 gene encoding protein neprosin — translation MDLMRDTKLRNKTCCVHHTTGQAQCTRIQTILPQETTTPQHSSNMASSSPIMFIFVAFLFAASSLSPVLSHPIPSDSGHHRPTANQTFHPGLQLQKLKRVRAYLRKINKPAVKTIQSPDGDVIDCVLSHLQPAFDHPQLRGKKPLDPPERPKGHDSINAVAETFQIWMNSGESCPEGTIPIRRTTEKDILRASSIKRFGRKLRRNVKRDSTSSDHEHAVVFVNGDQYYGAKASINVWAPHVADQYEFSLSQIWIISGSFGNDLNTIEAGWQVSPELYGDNYPRFFTYWTTDAYQATGCYNLLCSGFVQTNNKIAIGAAISPRSSYNGKQFDIGLMVWKDPKHGHWWLEYGSGLLVGYWPSFLFSHLGNHANMIQFGGEIVNTRSTGFHTSTQMGSGHFAEEGFGKASYFRNLQVVDWDNSLLPLQNLHLLADHSNCYDIKQGKNNVWGTYFYYGGPGRNVKCP, via the exons ATGGATTTGATGAGAGATACAAAACTTAGGAATAAAACATGTTGTGTTCATCACACAACAGGACAAGCCCAATGTACACGAATACAAACCATTCTTCCACAAGAAACAACAACACCACAACATTCCTCAAACATGGCCTCTTCCTCTCCAATCATGTTCATATTTGTTGCTTTTCTTTTTGCCGCTTCTTCACTTAGCCCGGTCCTCTCACACCCCATTCCCTCAGATTCCGGCCACCACCGCCCAACGGCCAACCAGACTTTCCACCCAGGTCTACAGCTGCAGAAGCTGAAGAGAGTCAGAGCCTATCTCAGGAAGATCAACAAGCCTGCAGTCAAGACAATTCAG AGTCCTGATGGTGATGTGATAGATTGTGTTTTATCTCATCTCCAACCAGCTTTTGATCATCCTCAGCTAAGAGGAAAGAAACCATTG gaTCCACCAGAAAGACCAAAAGGACATGACTCCATAAATGCTGTGGCAGAGACCTTTCAGATATGGATGAATTCTGGTGAATCATGCCCAGAAGGAACAATTCCGATTCGGCGAACCACAGAGAAAGATATTCTAAGAGCTAGTTCCATaaaaagatttggaagaaaattaagaagaaatgTGAAGAGAGACTCAACAAGCAGTGATCATGAG CATGCAGTTGTTTTTGTCAATGGAGATCAGTATTATGGAGCCAAGGCCAGCATTAATGTGTGGGCGCCCCACGTGGCCGATCAATATGAATTCAGCTTGTCACAAATATGGATCATCTCTGGTTCATTTGGCAATGATCTTAATACCATAGAAGCTGGTTGGCAG GTCAGCCCAGAGTTGTACGGAGATAACTATCCAAGATTCTTCACATATTGGACA ACCGATGCATACCAGGCCACTGGCTGCTACAACTTACTTTGCTCAGGTTTTGTCCAAACAAACAACAAGATCGCTATTGGGGCTGCAATCTCTCCAAGGTCGTCTTACAATGGCAAACAATTTGATATTGGATTAATGGTTTGGAAG GATCCAAAGCATGGACACTGGTGGCTTGAGTACGGGTCTGGACTATTGGTTGGGTACTGGCCATCGTTCTTGTTTAGCCACTTGGGGAATCATGCAAACATGATACAATTTGGTGGAGAGATTGTTAATACTAGATCAACTGGTTTTCACACATCAACACAGATGGGCAGTGGCCATTTTGCAGAAGAAGGATTTGGGAAAGCATCTTATTTCAGAAACTTACAAGTTGTGGACTGGGATAATAGCCTGCTTCCTCTACAAAACCTTCACCTACTGGCTGATCATTCAAATTGTTATGATATAAAACAAGGGAAAAATAATGTTTGGGGAACCTATTTTTACTATGGAGGTCCTGGAAGGAATGTTAAGTGTCCCTAA